AAACTGTGTGTGGGTAAACTTAATGAGGTAACAACTTTGTGTGTGAGGTAAACTTGCGTGTAAggtaaacttgtgtgtgtgtcaggtaaacttgtgtgtgtgtgtgtgtgtggtaatCTTGTGTGTGTCAGACTGTCAGGTAAACTTGTGTGTGAGGGATGGGATTACAGACATGGGGACTGGGTCCATCAGAGTGAGTGACAGACATTGGGATATTAAGAAGGACAGACAGACAAGGGGATGGACATACCAGTCATGACATAGGGCAGGAGTCCTTGAGGGAAAGCCGCTCTTTATTGTAACATGGCAACTTCAACACCACAGGTTTTCCTCAAAGTCTACTTGGTAGCCGGCCGGCATTCAGTTGTTCTGGATGATGCCAGGGTTGAGCACTGCTATTGCTGGTTACTGGACCATGAGATTACAGCTGGGTAGTCTCTGTTATCCTCCAACCTCCATGTATGTAAAAAGAATAACAATTTGCAATTCTAGGTAGTCAACAttgtaagccagaaagggaaCCGTCCCTGTTGTAAGTGCAGAACAGGGTTTGATTCCttctgccaaccacaaaggcagcttccaCAATAACCAATCACATGAGAGGCCAGGCGGCCATTATAGGGACCAATCTGGCCATGAGTTGTAATGGTGCCAATCACAACTAATACTGCTGGgccaatggggtgccatttggggagcatgcccagtttagtctgaATGTAGGATCCAGACAGTACACAGCTCTTGCATGGGGTCTCAGGGCCGATTATGTGTATTGTGTTACAGaggatagagtcctgcgcagtccattttttgggacctgtacctgcattcttacccgctacccgacccgcaagtaccttatccgcaacccagacccgctgaacatcaagaatcaggaagtgctgccattgtaaaccggaagtgacatcatcggaagtagacatgatcagaaaaaaaggtgtaaagcaggaagtgctgtAAAAAACCGGAAGTGCCGTCATCGGAAGcagacatgaccagaaaaaaggagtaaatattgcTATTGAGAAGGCCAGACCCGTGTCTATACGCACACCGGAACTTCTatccgcaacccacagggtaccgcagatttttgcgggtacccaacccgtTGCAGGACTCTAACAGAGGGTTCTGGTTACTTTGCCCTCACGGTAGGGGTCACTTACCAAAGAATGCGGGTCTGGCTATACAGCATCAAAAACCACATAGGGAAAAGAGCTAAGGTTATCATATACATACCATTTGTTGAAGCCGTTAGGAGCAACTAAAGTTTGTTTTATCACAGGCCctagccctcatgggcccccgctggccTAGACCTGATCAGCTGCTCCTAAAGAACAAATTTTGTGCCATGACACAGCATTATTCGCACAGGCACGACGACGTTCAACCGGTGGTGCTTAGAAGTCGGGAGGAGGTCCCGGTGACTGCCAGGTGGACCCTTGGtgttgcagccccggtgggcccccaatgcgaCCCTGccaatattcattgaaattgtaaatgattagggcctcatggggccactATACCTCCtaccccccctgcagcctcagagtctgcttcctctgtagttatgctccTGTGTGTGAGAGTTGCAGTTTAGCAGGAGCCAACATGAACGACTCCCAGCTCCTTTCATTCATTGCAACATCCCTCACTCCCGGCACTGCACAGCAACTCCCGTCCATCGGCACTAATCGCACATGGGATTctgggaggcagatttattcCTTTtctcattcaagttcattttcaaattgggattaaactcaataaatttttttctctccgtagcatttttaaatttccttGAATAACCGAAAAATTATGATCTCGAATATGAATCAACTTGACACTTTGACTTAAGGGCACCTGTTGACCAATTGAGGCCAAAGCACATCTCGAGCCCTCACCTTTTGAAAATTCAACTGTTAGAGACGCTTGGGGGGAaggaaaaaaatagcttgaatgctgaaaaccaccaatttatttttcaattttagatttagatttttttttatcaattgataaatctcaaatgttCAGGttggaaagtgtattttttttactgaaattgtTTTCAAATCATGTAAAGAAACTTGAAGTCTTAAATTGAGGTCCTGCTCCTACAAAGACCATGTGGCCATACCCCCTACCCACCCTAAACCTTCACACATTTgacattatataacatttttaaaaaatagcttgTAAATACACCCTTTTTCATATATCATTTAAGGTTTTTTCAAGTGATCTCCAAAGTTCACGTTTAGAAATGCTAAATTGGaaaacatttagcttttttttgcagcaaaaataaccaaaaatttTAATAAGTTTGTTccttagataataaaaaaaatatactgaggATCCCAGTTTAATACACcaaatttccctttaaattttccCAGTGTTACAGGATCAGTGCGAATAATCAACCACCAGACTGCGTTACGGgaaaacagatttatcaaagacagATTTTCTAGAGCAGCTTGTGACTAAGAAGATCACAGAAACATTCAGAACATCTCATGAAGGTGCTTGTTGGACTGACGAGAAACATCGCTAAAGCTAAGAactagaaaaaaaggcaaaaagttgacaaaaaaaaGGCGATCCCtgagaaaaaaaataccatttcTATGTCAGAAGCAGTGCATTTTGTATCAATACATTCCAAATGTATCTGTCCGagattatcttaaaggagaagtggcGAGTCAGTTCAAAAATATTTAGTAGCCCAATGCGGACGGAAAattgtttctcttttttgttcATTCGTACTATAGTGGTTCGTTAccataaaatctaaaaatgtatccAAGAAAATATATTCCCccccaaaaataaaatcttataaACTCCAGTCTCCCCCACCCCCCCTAGTCTGGAGTTATTTGAGGCTTCGGAGATTCCTGtacaaaattatgaaaaaatcagaaatgtaccgtatatactcgagtattagccgagtttttcagcccccaaaatatgctgaaaaactctacctcggtttatactcgggtcaagcgcaaaaacggtcgccggcgcctaagaatattcgccgacgccttagaatagtagccggagcctaagaatattcgccggcgccttagaatagtagccggcgcctaagaatagtcatccaaaaacgagattgaaacttaccagaagctgctgcatttctcaccctcggcttatacttgagtcaataagctttcccagtttttggaggtaaaattaggtacctcggcttatactcgagtatatacggtagctttcgaaaatacataaataaggACGCTGTGAACCTGGCGCTGACTTACAGTTAGTAAGGAGTTGGCACAATGACATCACCAAAGGGGAGGGGTATTCCGCTCAATGACATCACCAAAGGGGAGGGGTATTCCGCTCATCACTATTCTGAAACCATGTCCAGAgcgttatttacttttttaaggggggAAGTTCACCTTGTATTTTTATGAATaccttgaaatgtttttttaaaaagttgtgtaTTTCTATTCCGGTTCTGTGGCTCCCCCGTTTTACATTCAaactgctacctggttgctatggatacTGACCAACATCCCTTCTAAGGGGTTGCGTTGGTGATTATCAGGGCACAGCGTGAATGGCTGCTCCCGCACATATGACTGAATACAACTAGGCGAGACTATGCATTCGCCTACGCCCCAGTTTCCGAATTTCAAGAAAATGACGTTAATACCGCttagggtatattttccctttaaaacggAACCCCGTCTTGCAAAGGATCCCTGTCCCTTTAATTGCCACTGAAATAGGCGAAAAAAATGGGTATTCTGTCAAAAACCCTCCCTTATTAGATTAATCGGATTCAGCGACTATACTCCTgggcacttttatttattttccagctgttaaagggatactgtcatggaaaaacatgtttttactaaaacccatcagttaatagtgctactccagtagaattctgcactgaaatccatttctcaaaagagcaaactgatttttttatattcaattttgaaatctgacatggggctagacattttgtcaatttcccagctgccccaagtcatgtgacttgtgcctgcactttaggagagaaatgctttctggcaggctgctgtttttccttctcaatgtaactgaatgtgtctcagtgggacctggattttactatttagtgttgttcttaaggtggccatacacgggccgataaaagctgccggcttccccgatcgagatctggccgaaagtcggccagatctcgatcggatgggacagaaaatcccgtcggatcacggccgcatctgtttgttgatgcggtcccgcgatccgaccgcccgtttgccgaatgttaggatccgatcgttgggccctagggcccacgatcggatctgccccgatattgcccacctcaaggtgggcatatcgagggagatccgctcgtttggcgacatcgccaaacgagcggatctatccatgtatggccacctttagatctaccaggcagctgttatcttgtgttagggagctgtaatctggttaccttcccattgttcttttgtttggctgctggggggaaaagggagggggtgatatcactccaacttgcagtacagcagtaaagagtgattgaagtttatcagagcacaagtcacatgactaggggcagctgggaaattgacaatatgtctagccccatgtcagatttcaaaattaaatataaaaaaatctgtttgctcttttgagaaatggatttcagcgcagaattctgatggagcagcactattaactgattcattttgaaaaaattttttttccccatgacagtatccctttaagccttccaacgatgctgggaaatgtaatatttattagttTGGGGGTTGGATTCTCATGACCCTGAATCAAATCTGTTTCCCAATCAAACTGCAACATGTTAAATATCATCTTTAGGTCATGAAAAGCGCGGCGTACGGTATACACACTATAAACACCGCGTTTTTTCAgtcaaaatacataaaaagagaaaaatattagTATATATTTAAAACCAAATATTCTGTAGTGTTCGCCCCCCCACCCCCGGCTGATTGTCTGCGTTACATTTGCTGAAGAAACCGTAGTGCAGTGTTAGGAATTGTCGCCGCGGCTGGAAGAGAAGGCACAGGAAAATAAGCCCTAAATCTGCAGATTTCGCTCCCgtccagaaaattaaaaaaaaacaaaaaaatcctaataaaaaaaatatcttcgcAGAGGGCTCAGTACATGTCCCTGTAGATTTCCTGCAGTAACGGATGGAGGGCGGCGTCCGTCTCAGTCTTTTTGATGGTCTGCACCAACTGCGCGTGTTCCGTCACCAGCTGCCGCAGGTCGGCCATTTTCTGCAGCAGTTTAGGGAAGAGGAAGCCGTCGTCGGGGTGATTTGATTGGAGGTGGAGTTTAAGGACATGGACGATGCTCTCCTGCATTTTCTCTATACTGGAAACGTTCACCAATCCGGGGCGATCTGGGTGGGAGGTAGGAAATTAGAGGTACAAGATTATTGTAAGGAATTCATTAACGTGACTGCCCATACAGCAAGGAAAACCTTCCTATGCTGATAGTGATATCTCCTTCCCTCCCcaacaatgaatcactcattcccctctcttggtatgGAATacctaacctgactgtccttacagtaaagaaccccttcctatgcttaTGGTGAAATCTTCTTTCCTCTCCAACAATAAATCActtattccccctctcttggtagggaatcccataatctgactgtccttacagtaaagaaccccttcctatgctgatggtgagatctcctttcctccccaccaatgaatcactcattccccctctcttggtagggaatcccgtaacctgactgcccttacagtaaagaacccctccCCCCCATCCTTCCTTCGCAAACCTGTTAAGGGGATTCTCTGAAGCTGATTTTGGACAACAACCCCATAAAGAGCTGTAGTTACCTCCACAGCAAATGAGGGCAGCTACAAACAGAGAGAGATCGCTGTCGTCCAGCTCCAGTGCGTTGAACTTCATGGCAAATTCAAACTTAGGCTCCATCATGTCTCCAATCGGTTTCCTAAGGCCCTTCAAGAACTCCCGCGTGATGAAACCGTTCCCGTACGCCACCAGCATCCCGTCTTTGTTCATGACGGACGCCAGCATGGCAAACATGGCCTCGTAGACCCCGTATTTTAATAAAGTCACTTGATCGTTGAGGTCCAGCTCGGTGAAGCCGGGGATGGATTTGGCAAACTCTGTCAGTTCTGTGACCGTCTCCACCGAGGTGCACTGGCAGCAGTGGAAGATCCGCACCTCCGCCTCTTTGTTCTGGATGCCGTTGGCCACCAGCTTCGCGACTAACGTCTTCTCGGCCATGCACAGCGTCTCCATGTCGTGTATAACAAATGGCTGCAAAGAAGCAAAAAACTTTTGGTCAGAACAAAATTTGGGCAAGAGACTCCTAGAGAGGGATTCTAATCTCATCGGCCCAAAAGCATCTGTCCATTTGCCGCCAAGCAAGCTGCCGCCATTATTAATATGAGCAGAGGCGTAACAGTCCCCCTAAAACACTTATAGGTGTAATATTACATTCAGCCAGCAGATGGCACCCGTAATTGGCATGAACCGACCTGTTTGACctttgtgtttaaagggatactgtcatgggaaaaaaaaattttttcaaaatgaatcagttaataacgctgctccagcagaattctgcactgaaatccatttctcaaaagagcaaacagatttttttatattcaattttgaaatctgacatggggctagacattttgtcaatttcccagctgccccaagtcatgtgacttgtgcctgcactttaggagagaaatgctttctggcaggctgctgtttttccttctcaatgtaactgaatgtgtctcagtgggacctggattttactatttagtgttgttcttagatctaccagacagctgttatcttgtgttagggagctgctatctggttaccttcccattgctcttttgtttggctgctggggggggaaagggagggggtgatatcactctaacttgcagtacagcagtaaagagtgattgaagtttatcagagcacaagtcacatgactgggggcagctgggaaattgacaagatgtctagccccatgtcagatttcaaaattgaatataaaaaattctgtttgctcttttgagaaatggatttcagtgcagaattctgatggagcagcactattaactgattcattttgaaaaaaacatttttttcccatgacagtatccctttaactaacaaGCGCTGCACTCTGTATTCTTGCTATTGCACCATATTTGTTTAGTGAATACGATTGATGAAAATCAGCAGAACATTCACTGTTGGTAAATACAGCACGGGGCAAAAGCCCAACATTTCCAGCTGTGCCCCTTACCCTGCAAAACCTGTCATCTGCTTTCAGTTACGTGAAAAGTCTAGCTAtgctctgctggttctgactcctgaaacaatgtagcagaactgTCTTGGATTGGTCAGGCACCTACCGGAGTGCTGGCTTTCCCAATCAGGATGGCTCTTGCTTTAACTTTGTTCATGTTGAAGTTCTTTAGATAGGCTTCGTAAATGAACCTGGCGAGTGAGAGGAGGTCGGTCATCTGCGTATCCTTCACGTCCTGGTCGCACATCAGGACTTCCGCTTTCAGTTTCGCCTTTTCCGACCGCGGCATCCTCCCGAATCGTATTGCTGAAAACAAGTAGAATTGCATCCATAGATGGTTGTCGAAAAAACAGTGTCATAAATGGGGCAGATATTTGAAATTGCCTCTAAGTCCCGTTCTCTATCTGGCCATGGGGAAGAGAGCAGCAGGAAGTAGAGAGATTCAGAGCTCAGtccctgggtaagtactgggggagattggattcacttacccagggggaggttcctgtctgaccatgggaaagagaacagcccaggagcaggaagtacagagaatcagagctctgtacctgggtaagtactgggggagattggattcacttacccagggggaggttcctgtctgaccatgggaaagagaacagcccaggagcaggaagtacagagaatcagagctctgtacctgggtaagtactgggggagattggattcacttacccagggggaggttcctgtctgaccatgggaaagagaacagcccaggagcaggaagtacagagaatcagagctctgtacctgggtaagtactgggggagattggattcacttacccagggggaggttcctgtctgaccatgggaaagagaacagcccaggagcaggaagtacagagaatcagagctctgtacctgggtaagtactgggggagattggattcacttacccaggaggaggttcctgtctgaccatgggaaagagaacagcccaggagcaggaagtacagagaatcagagctctgtacctgggtaagtactgggggagattggattcacttacccaggaggaggttcctgtctgaccatgggaaagagaacagcccaggagcagaagtacagagaatcagagctctgtacctgggtaagtactgggggagattggattcacttacccagggggaggttcctgtctgaccatgggaaagagaacagcccaggagcaggaagtacagagaatcagagctctgtacctgggtaagtactggggagattggattcacttactcaGGGGGacgttcctgtctgaccatgggaaagagaacagcccaggagcaggaagtacagggaatcagagctctgtacctgggtaagtactgggggagattggattcacttacccagggggaggttcctgtctgaccatgggaaagagaacagcccaggagcaggaagtacagagaatcagagctctgtacctgggtaagtactgggggagattggattcacttacccagggggaggttcctgtctgaccatggaaagagaacagcccaggagcaggaagtacagagaatcagagctctgtacctgggtaagtactgggggagattggattcacttacccagggggaggttcctgtctgaccatgggaaagagaacagcccaggagcaggaagtacagggaatcagagctctgtacctgggtaagtactggggagattggattcacttacccagagaGGGAAGTTGCTGCTTGACCATGGGAAGGAGATCAGCCCCGGTGTAGGATATACAGAGAATAGATAGAGAGAATCTATATAACGTGTCTGGCTAGGTACTTAGGGTTCATTCACTAACCCATGGGAAGGATCATGTATGATCacgggaaagagagcagcccaggaactGGAAGTGCAAAAAATCTCCGCtttgtacctgggtaagtactggagAAAAATAGATTCCATTACCATAGGAAGgctcctgtctgaccatgggaaagagaccAGCTCAGTAGCGggaagtatttatatttattcttgcCCCAAAGCATTATGACTCCATCCCTATGGCTCCTTTTACTTTAGGTTCAGCTCAGGGAACTGCATCTAAACATAACAAGCCATATGGCAGCTTCCTCACCGATAGAATTCCCCACAAAGCCCACTCCCGCGTCAGTAGCATCAAACGGCTTCAACTCACCATTGTGGGACATCCCGACGTTAAGGCACTTTTCGAAGCGACAATACTGGCACTTGTTGCGGTTCTTCTTCTGTATCTTACACATTCGCTCGCACTGGTCGTACACCAGCTTGAGTCGGATTGTCCTCCGGAAAAAGCCCTGCCAGGGGGAGGGGTGGTGAGATAATGGTGGTGGGATAGATCCAAACTCATAGTGAGCACATCACATACCAAAGGGCAAGTCTAAGCAGTTACCGATTGTACAATAAACTGCAAATTGTGTGGGTAATGAGTATCTAGTCAGCTGAACACTGATTGGTCG
Above is a genomic segment from Xenopus laevis strain J_2021 chromosome 3L, Xenopus_laevis_v10.1, whole genome shotgun sequence containing:
- the ppara.L gene encoding peroxisome proliferator activated receptor alpha L homeolog isoform X1; this translates as MSAIMVDTNSELCTLTTLDEDDLGIPLSGEFLQDIGDIQDITQTIGDDGSMAFGALGNSPGSNGSVSTDLTAIRFGRMPRSEKAKLKAEVLMCDQDVKDTQMTDLLSLARFIYEAYLKNFNMNKVKARAILIGKASTPPFVIHDMETLCMAEKTLVAKLVANGIQNKEAEVRIFHCCQCTSVETVTELTEFAKSIPGFTELDLNDQVTLLKYGVYEAMFAMLASVMNKDGMLVAYGNGFITREFLKGLRKPIGDMMEPKFEFAMKFNALELDDSDLSLFVAALICCGDRPGLVNVSSIEKMQESIVHVLKLHLQSNHPDDGFLFPKLLQKMADLRQLVTEHAQLVQTIKKTETDAALHPLLQEIYRDMY
- the ppara.L gene encoding peroxisome proliferator activated receptor alpha L homeolog — its product is MSAIMVDTNSELCTLTTLDEDDLGIPLSGEFLQDIGDIQDITQTIGDDGSMAFGALGNSPGSNGSVSTDLTDTLSPASSPASITTPAAPGSAEDASCKSLSLECRVCGDKASGFHYGVHACEGCKGFFRRTIRLKLVYDQCERMCKIQKKNRNKCQYCRFEKCLNVGMSHNAIRFGRMPRSEKAKLKAEVLMCDQDVKDTQMTDLLSLARFIYEAYLKNFNMNKVKARAILIGKASTPPFVIHDMETLCMAEKTLVAKLVANGIQNKEAEVRIFHCCQCTSVETVTELTEFAKSIPGFTELDLNDQVTLLKYGVYEAMFAMLASVMNKDGMLVAYGNGFITREFLKGLRKPIGDMMEPKFEFAMKFNALELDDSDLSLFVAALICCGDRPGLVNVSSIEKMQESIVHVLKLHLQSNHPDDGFLFPKLLQKMADLRQLVTEHAQLVQTIKKTETDAALHPLLQEIYRDMY